The window GATGGCGTAGACCTTGCCCTTGAGCGGGATGCCGTTGCCGTCGAGGTAGTCGCGAATCCACGGGCCGAGCCGTGGATGCCCCACCAGCCACTGATAAAACCGTGGCGAACTGCGGGCGAAGCACGCAGCCGCCAACAGCAGGAAAGGCGTGGTGGGCAATACCGGCAGGAAAATACCGATCACCCCCAGCGCTACGCTCAGCCAGCCGATGGCCAGCAGCACGTAGCGCAACATCAGGGAGCGGTTGCCTATGGGGTTGTCCATAGGCAAAACCTTAGTGGTGACGTGGCTTGAGGATCGCCGGTTTTTCGTCTGGCGCCTGGCACAGCAGGTACAGCGCGGTCAGGGCTTCCGGGATCTGCACGATCATGTCGTCCATCAGGTTGGCGTCTTTGGCGATGTCTTCGAACTCAGGCTGTTCGTCGAACAGACCCGAACCGACCATGATCGGCAGCAGCATTTCGCTGACTTCGTCTTCGGCGGTTTCGAACCAGGCCGCTTCGCGCAGGAACACGCCTTCCATGAAACCGATGCACCAGCCGCGCAGGTCGGAATCGTCCGGCTCTTCGCCCAGGTCCAGGTCGCATGGCAGCTCGAACTCTTCATCGGAAGCCAGTTGGCGGGCGATGTGAGCCTTGAGGGCCAGCAGGGTGGATTCGATCGCTTCACGCTCGGTGTCGTCGGCGTAATGCGGCTCTTCGGCGAAGAGGGCGTCGATCCATTCACGATCCGGAACCTCTTCGGAACAGATCGAAAGCGCAGTGAGGTAGCCGTGGGCGGCCACGTAGTCCAGCGCCTCGTCATGCAGTTCGTCGGCGTCGAGGAAGACTTGCAAACGGGTTAGTTGCTCAGCGAAGGACATTAAAGGGCTACCTTGGGGAATTAACAGATGCGGGAATTCTAGGCCTTCTTGAGCGCTCAGGCCAGCCGCGCGGGATATTTGCACCCCGGAACACCACAATCGCTGTGGTAGCGGGCTTGCTCGCGAAGGCGTCGTGTCAGGCAGCATTAATGTCGACTGATACTCCGCCTTCGCGAGCAAGCCCGCTCCCACAGGTTGCGCGGTGTTTGTCCTTGCGTGTCTTCTCAGCGGCACCCTTTGCCGGGCAGGCGTCGGGTATACTCGCGCGTTTTGTGATGCCCTGCTGGCGTCGC is drawn from Pseudomonas sp. 31-12 and contains these coding sequences:
- a CDS encoding YbaN family protein gives rise to the protein MDNPIGNRSLMLRYVLLAIGWLSVALGVIGIFLPVLPTTPFLLLAAACFARSSPRFYQWLVGHPRLGPWIRDYLDGNGIPLKGKVYAIGLMWVSILFSCYLVPLPWARGFMLTSAVLVTIYILKQKTLKKP
- a CDS encoding YecA family protein is translated as MSFAEQLTRLQVFLDADELHDEALDYVAAHGYLTALSICSEEVPDREWIDALFAEEPHYADDTEREAIESTLLALKAHIARQLASDEEFELPCDLDLGEEPDDSDLRGWCIGFMEGVFLREAAWFETAEDEVSEMLLPIMVGSGLFDEQPEFEDIAKDANLMDDMIVQIPEALTALYLLCQAPDEKPAILKPRHH